A genomic segment from Xiphophorus maculatus strain JP 163 A chromosome 6, X_maculatus-5.0-male, whole genome shotgun sequence encodes:
- the ppp1r7 gene encoding protein phosphatase 1 regulatory subunit 7, with the protein MASLSVGEHQEMEVDRRGESEESGDDDTRRRSINGDVDPNQPASTSKEESPVDMDTITLDPEEEDVDLVHCRIGKIEGLEVLQKAKTLSLRQNLIKKIENLESLSLLRELDLYDNQIRKLENLSNLKELELLDVSFNILRKVENLEELTKIKKLFLVHNKVTAISNMDHLTSLEMLELGSNRIRVIENLDALSSLQSLFLGTNKITKLQNLDSLHNLTVLSIQSNRITKIEGLQNLINLKELYLSHNGIEVLEGLENNKKLSTLDVAANRVKKIENISHLTELQEFWMNDNQIDNWSDLDELKNAKSLETVYLERNPLQKDPQYRRKIMLALPTVRQIDATFIRF; encoded by the exons TGGACCGACGAGGTGAGTCTGAAGAGTCTGGTGATGATGACACCAGAAGAAGGAGTATCAACGGCGATGTGGACCCAAATCAGCCCGCAAGCACAA GTAAAGAAGAGTCCCCTGTTGACATGGACACCATAACCTTGGACCCAGAAGAAGAG GATGTTGATCTTGTTCATTGTCGTATTGGAAAAATCGAAGGATTGGAAGTTCTACAGAAGGCTAAA ACACTATCCTTAAGACAGAACCTCATCAAAAAGATAGAAAACCTTGAGAGCTTGAGCTTGCTACGAGAACTAGATCTCTATGACAATCAGATCCGCAAACTAGAGAACCTGAGCAACCTCAAAGAATTAGA GTTGCTTGACGTTTCCTTTAACATTCTGAGGAAAGTGGAGAATTTGGAGGAGTTgaccaaaattaaaaaactcTTCCTGGTTCACAACAAAGTCACCGCCATCTCCAACATGGACCACCTCACAAGTCTGGAAATGTTGGAGCTGGGCTCGAACCGTATTAGG GTCATCGAGAACCTAGACGCTCTTTCCTCATTGCAAAGTTTGTTTCTTGGAAccaataaaataacaaagctTCAGAATCTGGACAGTTTACACAACCTGACTGTTTTAAGCATTCAG AGCAACCGGATTACTAAAATCGAGGGACTACAGAACTTGATCAACCTGAAAGAGCTCTATCTGAGCCACAATGGCATTGAGGTCCTAGAGGGCCTGGAGAACAAC aaAAAACTCAGCACGCTGGATGTTGCTGCCAATCGAGTAAAGAAAATTGAGAACATCAGCCATCTGACAGAGCTGCAGGAGTTCTGG ATGAACGATAATCAGATAGACAACTGGTCGGATCTTGACGAGCTGAAGAATGCCAAGTCCCTGGAGACGGTGTATCTGGAGAGGAACCCTCTACAGAAAGATCCTCAGTACAGAAGAAAGATCATGCTGGCACTACCCACTGTGCGCCAGATCGACGCTACCTTTATTCGCTTCTAA